The sequence CCCGCGCCGCCTGGGCGCCTTCTTGCTCCAACACATCACCGATGACGACGCTGGCGCCGCGTTCGATGAGCATGCGAGCCTCGAGCAGGCCCTGCCCACGCGCGCCACCGGTGATGACGATGACTTTCCCGGAAAATTCGTCCATGTGTTCTTTGCTCATGTTGTGGACCTGAATCGCTGTCGGCCCGTGGGCCGACAGCCCGATCAATCGGCGGAAATATTGCCTTGCTTGATGATGCCCTTCCACTTGGCGACCTCGCCGGCGATGTAGTCGTGCGACTGCGCCCGCGACAAAACCATAGGCTCGGCCGCGTTCTCGCGAAAGAGTTTCTGCAGCCTATCGGTTTTGATGACAGCCTGCGTGCTCGCGTGCAGTTTGTCCAGAACGCCGGGCGCCGTCCCCTTCGGCGTCATGAGCGCAACCCACGTCGTGGCGTTGAACCCTGGGTAGTACTTGGCCACGGTTTCCACCTCCGGATAGCCTGTCAATCCCTTGGCCGAGCCGGTGGCGATGACCTTGACTCGCCCAGAGTCGATGTGGGGCTTGGCTGCCGGCAGCGATTCCACCATCAAATCGACGTCGCCGCCGATCAGGCCCGTCAAGGCGGCGGTCGTCCCCTTGTACGGGATGTGCAGCACATCCACACCGGCTTCACGCTTGAACATCTCCATGGTCAGGTGATTGGTCAGCCCGATGCCGCCGGAGGCATAGTTGGTCCCCGGTTTTTTTCAGATAAGCCACCAGCTCGTCGACCCGGCTGGCCGGCATATCGGCGCGTGTGATGAGCACTTGGGCCATTTCGTAGAGGACGGCGACCTGGTCGAAATCGCTCAACGTGCGATAGGGGATGGCTTTGTAGAGGCTTTCATTGATGGAGGCCGGTCCGCCCGACGTGAACAACACCGTATAGCCGTCGTTGGGCGCGCGCTTGGCCGCCTCGGTGCCGATGATGCCCCCGGCGCCGGCGCGGTTTTCCACGATGATGGGCTGCTGCAGCTCTTTCTGCAGTTCTTCGGCGAACGCGCGCGCGATGATGTCTGTCGTCTGCCCGGGCGGAAAGGGCACGATCAGTTTGACCGGCCCCTCCGGATAGGCCGCGTGCGCGGACACGGTCAGACAGGCGCTGATCAGCAACCCCTTGATGATGGTTTTCATGTTGTCTCCTCTTTTTTTGATCTTGGCACTCAGCGTATGAAGTGCTTGACGAAGTCTCTGCCCAACCCCACTTTCTCGAAATGCGCCTCGGCCAGATTGGCGTAGTAAAAGGCGTCGACCACTTTCTCGATGCTGCCGTCCTCCCGGTAGTACGTGATGGCACCGTGGTTCTGAAACAGCGTGATCATTTCGTCCTGGTCCTCGTCCACCACCAGTGTGTGGATGTCGCCGGGCGTCTCGTACAGATACGACCCGGCGCGCGCGACCCAGTCTCTTTCCAGGTAACGCCAGGAGCCTTTGATGACGTAGGCATGCACCGGCGCCGGATGCCGGTGGCGCGACAGAAAGCCGCGCCCCTTGAAGCGGGTCAGATGCACCCAATATCCTTGCGAGAGGTTCAGGCACAGCGGCCTGGACCAACGGTTCTCGCCGTTGGGCACCCACAACCTGTCGTCGTCGGCCGCCAGCACGTCGGGGACGAACAGCTCCGGCAACATATGCCGCTCCTGCGGCCCGGTGTAAGGCTTGATTTGCTCCACGATTCCCTTCTCTGCTGCTCTGATGATCGGAGAGAAAAGTGTAGGGAGCGTCTGAAGGGCTATGTACCCCGCAGCGGGAATGGCGCCATCAGTTTTTGTGATGGATCAGGCGGGTCCCCTGCCAGACACCGTCGGCGATCAGTTGACGGATGCATTCGGCCATGACCGTGCGCGCGGTCAGCGCGGCCGGCGACAGGGTGTCTTCATTCAGACTGCACAACACATTGATCCT comes from Bordetella holmesii ATCC 51541 and encodes:
- a CDS encoding tripartite tricarboxylate transporter receptor family protein (overlaps another CDS with the same product name), which translates into the protein MKTIIKGLLISACLTVSAHAAYPEGPVKLIVPFPPGQTTDIIARAFAEELQKELQQPIIVENRAGAGGIIGTEAAKRAPNDGYTVLFTSGGPASINESLYKAIPYRTLSDFDQVAVLYEMAQVLITRADMPASRVDELVAYLKKTGDQLCLRRHRADQSPDHGDVQA
- a CDS encoding chrR Cupin-like domain protein — protein: MEQIKPYTGPQERHMLPELFVPDVLAADDDRLWVPNGENRWSRPLCLNLSQGYWVHLTRFKGRGFLSRHRHPAPVHAYVIKGSWRYLERDWVARAGSYLYETPGDIHTLVVDEDQDEMITLFQNHGAITYYREDGSIEKVVDAFYYANLAEAHFEKVGLGRDFVKHFIR
- a CDS encoding tripartite tricarboxylate transporter receptor family protein (overlaps another CDS with the same product name), with the protein product MFKREAGVDVLHIPYKGTTAALTGLIGGDVDLMVESLPAAKPHIDSGRVKVIATGSAKGLTGYPEVETVAKYYPGFNATTWVALMTPKGTAPGVLDKLHASTQAVIKTDRLQKLFRENAAEPMVLSRAQSHDYIAGEVAKWKGIIKQGNISAD